The Nostoc commune NIES-4072 genome includes a window with the following:
- a CDS encoding CHAT domain-containing protein, whose amino-acid sequence MSIVVSQPSITPAQTSNKKAQQHNQAQVLTQEGYKQLNLGQAIKALEIWKKATSIYRQLDNQEEISGSLIDESIALQALGANLRTCHTLVEDLKLNKNAGICTIAPAQPTESIKQLLYTAITKQKPIPVYLLGWRHLGEALRQIGKLDESKIVLKETLSLTKQTPSADISGILLSLGKVEQSIYKQAQNRFFQTEEPVFQKEIVNIIQEHSLNSLDIYQQVSNIPNAPIAVKLQAQLSRLSLLLDFDNWLAAKSNSGNIQLKNIRPKITHQIQPAATLIINNFSVFSQLPASNSIYAKLNFAKSLNKIPSKQLHSLAIEYAEEALQTAKGLNNPRLKSDSFGTLGKLKPEQSLAYFQAALSQAQLSQSSDLAYQWQQQLGDLYKKQGKYDTALQAYSAAIDNIIKVRDDLLPSNADLQFSFQEKVEPVYREYMRLLLASPNPNLKRVIQTNERLQIAQLENFLQCGKLDIIPLNEVKNLSNPPTVVHIIDLDNSVEVIVQSSDGSFHHHSVDSKLVKTSVDNLLEILQSSRLASINKNLIISPSQSLYDLLIAPVKTYLPPSGTLVLTLDTSFQSLPIGLLHDGKDYLLNRYSIAQTLGSRIRPPKFLPKEQLRALIAGLSKFSPSFNALNAPEGLKALLRVKQEVEDVKKQTTSSTVLLNEKFTSQALEQQLSTNHFSILHLTTHAQFSSDAQRTMFFTWNKPITVLEFDNLLKLNAQTNEDGIELLVLSACQTAKGNKRSALGIAGVAAQAGARSTVATLWKVDADSTALLMEEFYRNLKSGTPKAEALRLAQLNLMSNSKYSHPYFWASFLLVGGWL is encoded by the coding sequence TTGTCAATAGTTGTAAGCCAACCTTCTATTACCCCCGCTCAAACTTCAAACAAAAAAGCACAACAACACAATCAAGCGCAAGTATTGACCCAGGAAGGTTATAAGCAATTAAATCTCGGTCAGGCAATTAAAGCTTTAGAAATTTGGAAAAAAGCTACGAGCATTTACCGTCAATTAGATAATCAAGAGGAGATTAGTGGAAGCTTAATTGATGAGAGTATTGCCTTACAAGCTTTAGGTGCGAATCTTCGTACATGTCATACGCTTGTTGAAGACTTAAAGTTAAATAAAAATGCTGGGATTTGTACTATTGCTCCGGCACAACCGACTGAATCTATAAAACAACTACTTTATACAGCGATTACGAAGCAAAAACCAATACCAGTTTACTTATTGGGATGGCGTCATTTAGGAGAAGCCTTACGCCAAATAGGTAAGCTAGATGAATCAAAAATAGTTTTAAAAGAAACGCTCTCACTTACCAAGCAAACACCTTCGGCTGATATTAGCGGAATTTTACTATCTTTAGGGAAAGTTGAGCAATCTATTTACAAGCAAGCGCAAAATAGATTTTTTCAGACAGAAGAACCCGTTTTTCAAAAAGAAATTGTTAATATAATTCAGGAGCATTCACTTAACTCCCTTGATATTTATCAACAGGTGAGTAATATCCCAAATGCTCCAATCGCAGTCAAACTACAAGCTCAATTATCCCGTCTGAGCTTACTATTAGATTTTGATAATTGGTTAGCAGCAAAGTCCAATTCAGGCAATATACAGTTAAAGAATATTCGTCCTAAAATTACTCATCAGATTCAGCCAGCAGCGACTCTAATTATAAACAATTTTTCGGTATTTTCTCAGCTACCAGCTAGTAATTCTATTTATGCCAAACTAAATTTTGCTAAAAGTTTAAATAAGATTCCAAGCAAACAATTACATTCACTAGCTATCGAATATGCTGAAGAGGCCTTGCAGACAGCTAAAGGATTGAATAACCCGCGATTAAAGTCAGATAGCTTTGGCACTCTAGGCAAGTTAAAACCAGAGCAATCACTTGCATATTTTCAGGCAGCTTTGAGCCAAGCTCAGTTAAGTCAATCATCGGATCTTGCTTATCAATGGCAGCAGCAGTTAGGGGATTTGTACAAAAAACAAGGAAAATACGATACAGCCCTTCAGGCTTACAGTGCAGCAATTGATAATATAATTAAAGTGCGTGATGATCTTTTGCCAAGCAATGCAGATTTACAATTCTCCTTCCAAGAAAAAGTGGAGCCTGTATATCGGGAGTATATGCGATTGCTCTTGGCATCTCCTAACCCTAATTTAAAACGAGTAATTCAGACAAACGAACGGCTGCAAATCGCTCAATTAGAAAATTTTCTTCAATGTGGCAAACTTGACATCATCCCTTTAAATGAAGTTAAAAACTTGTCCAACCCTCCAACAGTAGTTCACATTATTGATTTAGATAACAGCGTAGAAGTAATTGTCCAGTCCTCTGATGGCTCCTTTCACCACCATTCTGTTGACTCCAAGCTAGTTAAAACTAGCGTCGATAATCTATTAGAAATCTTACAATCTTCTAGACTAGCTTCTATTAATAAGAATTTGATTATTTCGCCTTCTCAATCACTTTATGACTTGTTAATTGCACCCGTCAAGACATACTTACCTCCATCAGGGACGTTAGTGCTTACTTTAGATACATCTTTCCAAAGCTTACCAATAGGTTTGCTTCATGACGGCAAAGATTATTTACTCAATCGTTACAGCATTGCTCAAACTTTAGGTTCTAGGATTAGACCACCTAAATTTTTACCCAAAGAACAGTTAAGAGCCTTAATTGCTGGACTCTCTAAATTTAGTCCTAGCTTTAACGCTCTAAATGCTCCCGAAGGCTTAAAAGCATTGCTAAGAGTGAAACAGGAGGTAGAAGATGTTAAAAAACAAACTACTTCTTCAACAGTCTTATTGAATGAAAAATTTACTAGCCAGGCGCTTGAGCAACAGTTAAGCACAAATCATTTTTCCATTCTTCATCTAACTACTCATGCTCAATTTAGTTCTGACGCCCAAAGAACAATGTTTTTTACTTGGAACAAACCAATTACTGTACTAGAGTTTGATAACTTGCTAAAATTAAACGCTCAAACCAATGAAGATGGAATTGAACTATTAGTTTTAAGTGCCTGTCAAACCGCTAAGGGAAATAAGAGGTCAGCATTGGGGATTGCAGGTGTGGCAGCACAAGCAGGTGCCAGAAGTACAGTGGCAACTTTATGGAAGGTAGATGCTGACTCCACTGCTTTACTTATGGAAGAGTTTTACAGGAACTTGAAGTCCGGGACTCCTAAAGCAGAGGCATTACGTCTTGCACAATTAAATTTAATGTCAAATTCTAAGTACAGCCATCCTTATTTTTGGGCTTCGTTCTTGCTCGTTGGTGGATGGCTGTGA